A genomic window from Klebsiella quasipneumoniae subsp. quasipneumoniae includes:
- the mepS gene encoding bifunctional murein DD-endopeptidase/murein LD-carboxypeptidase codes for MVKSQPILRYILRVAPAIAVAVLLSACSSTSTARNMHSETHAVGSGDLSSLQASQDEFETMVRNLDVKSRLMDQYASWKGVRYRLGGSTRKGIDCSAFVQRTFREQFGLELPRSTSEQQETGKSISRTQLRTGDLVLFRAGSTGRHVGIYLGNNQFVHASTSSGVTISSMDEPYWKKRYNEARRVLSRS; via the coding sequence ATGGTCAAATCTCAGCCGATTTTGAGATACATCTTGCGGGTAGCCCCCGCGATTGCAGTAGCGGTTCTGCTTTCCGCGTGTAGTTCAACAAGTACCGCCAGGAATATGCATTCTGAGACGCATGCTGTGGGTAGTGGCGATTTATCATCACTGCAAGCCTCTCAGGATGAATTTGAAACGATGGTCCGTAACCTGGACGTGAAGTCCCGTTTAATGGATCAGTATGCCAGCTGGAAAGGCGTGCGTTACCGCCTCGGCGGCAGCACTCGCAAAGGTATCGACTGCTCGGCGTTCGTGCAGCGCACCTTCCGCGAACAATTTGGTCTGGAACTGCCGCGTTCAACTTCTGAACAGCAGGAAACCGGAAAATCGATTTCCCGTACCCAGCTGCGTACTGGCGATCTGGTTCTGTTCCGCGCCGGCTCTACCGGCCGCCATGTCGGGATCTACCTCGGCAACAATCAGTTTGTTCACGCCTCTACCAGCAGCGGAGTGACCATCTCCAGCATGGATGAGCCATACTGGAAAAAGCGCTACAACGAAGCGCGTCGAGTCCTGAGCCGCTCGTAA
- a CDS encoding phosphatase PAP2 family protein, producing the protein MAMMKNRIPLILLLNIAGVALFCSWYLPANHGAWAPVDAAIFHFFNHGVSVSRAYAWLLAIINNRAFDACSLLAMGCLMLSYWLKAPAAGRRQIAIMGVVMLLAAVIINQLAQHLMPVQRASPSLFFNGVTRVSDVVNFPTKDASKDSFPGDHGMMLLIFASFMWRYFGRRALAVALVIFVVFAFPRVMIGAHWFSDIAVGSLTAVLIGAPWVLMTPLSDKLIAFFDRYLPGGISAK; encoded by the coding sequence ATGGCTATGATGAAAAACCGAATTCCTTTAATCCTGCTGCTTAACATCGCGGGTGTGGCGCTATTTTGCTCCTGGTATCTGCCAGCCAACCACGGCGCGTGGGCGCCGGTAGACGCCGCGATCTTCCATTTCTTTAACCATGGCGTCAGCGTCAGCCGCGCTTACGCCTGGCTGCTGGCGATCATCAACAATCGCGCCTTCGACGCCTGCTCGCTGCTGGCGATGGGTTGCCTGATGCTCAGCTACTGGCTCAAGGCGCCGGCGGCAGGCCGTCGTCAGATCGCCATTATGGGCGTGGTGATGCTGCTGGCGGCGGTGATCATCAACCAGCTGGCGCAACACCTGATGCCGGTTCAGCGCGCCAGTCCGTCGCTGTTTTTTAACGGTGTCACCCGCGTCAGCGACGTCGTTAATTTCCCCACTAAGGATGCTTCCAAGGACAGCTTCCCCGGCGATCATGGGATGATGCTGCTGATCTTCGCGAGCTTTATGTGGCGCTATTTTGGCCGCCGCGCGCTGGCCGTGGCGCTGGTGATATTTGTGGTCTTTGCTTTCCCGCGGGTGATGATTGGCGCCCACTGGTTCAGCGATATTGCCGTCGGCTCTCTGACCGCCGTGCTGATTGGCGCGCCCTGGGTATTGATGACGCCGCTGAGCGATAAACTGATCGCCTTTTTCGATCGCTACTTACCCGGCGGAATATCGGCCAAATAA